The genome window TGAGGTGGTGGTCAAGCAAGTTGGAAAGCCAAGACTGGTTTTGAAATTCATATGGATGGAAAAGAACATCGGGCTTGCCCTTGATCAAGTCATACCGGGCCACGGCACTGTTCCTCTAAGTCCATATTTCTTCTGGCCAAGGAAAGATGCCTGGGAAGAGCTCAAGGCCACTCTAGAAAGTAAGCCTTGGATTTCTCAGAAGAAGATGATTATCCTTCTCAATCAGGCCACTGATATCATCAATCTATGGCAGCAAAGTGGTGGCAACCTTTCCCAGAGCTAGATgtgcattttttttatataatttttttttgtcttagcTATGCAAAATGGCCTCGGTTAATCCACTGAATTTGAGAATGTTTGGTTTGAAACCTCTTAGCTCTGAACTAAGATATGAATTGTTGGTTTTAATACGATAACAAACACTGCTGAATTGTTGGTATTTCCCTAGAGATCcacatatttgtatatttttcatCCTTGTTAGATATGAATCTTTACCAAGTTAGTTTTTCTTTCATGATCATTAGATGTCATTGATGTAGATGGTATACGAATTTGATGCTAGTTTTTATAGAATTACCTTAGCTTTGTATAACTTTACCAGCCAAAGCATTATCGAGGAAAATCTATTTACTTAGTTTGGGTACCCTGTGGCGGTAGATGCATACATGCATTTGCCTAAGTGTGTTTAACTTGTACTAATTgaagataaatgaaataatgtTTCTGCTAAAAGGACAATATTTCATCTCCTTGTTCAATATTGCAACTTAATTTCATCGTCTTCCCCTTTTGGGGATTTATATTTAATGCACTCACATAACCATGAGTCCATTATTTTGGTTCCACGATTTCTCTTGAGTGTAGTCATTAAGCCTATTCAAGTTGTGTTGCATTCTGGTTTTTTCCCTGCAGGATGATACGTACTTGCATGCTAAGGCAAGGTAGTATAATTATGTTTGGGAACTCGACTTGTTTTCCAACATATTTTTCTTCGAAAATAATTCCAAAAATGTTAACATCCAGTTTAAATctcaagaaaataaacaaaaaagggaaaacaaacaaacaaacttaTAGACCCGACTGATGCTATAATGCAACTCGCCAAACTTCAAAATCAAATCAGTATACTGATGCTCCTCAGTAGCCACGAACTTGTCTAGTCCTTACAGAAAACGGCGCCTTATTAATGGTAAAGGGTCGTTTACCTTTCGTCCCAGAACTTTGAGCCACATGTTCTGTGGGGTTTTCAGGTACAGCCTCCACCTTCAAGCCAGCACGAAGGCTTGAGGGGATTTGCTTATCAGATGAGTTCTGAAACATCAGTGCAGTTTTCTCTGTGCACTCGTAATTCTTATCTTCATCTTGGGCCCCGACTTTAAACATGCTTGTGTTCATATGAAAACTGGAATCATGGGAATCATAATTCTCATCGTCGCTCTCATGAATTACTACTTCCTTTTCCAATAGCTTGATAGGGTCCACGTCATCCAACGACACTGTCCTAATGTCCAGGTTTCCTTGTGATGAATCTTTACTTGAAGAAGGGCTCGAAATCTTGATTTCTGGTGTCTGTTTCAAGTCCTCTGCTTGATTGCCTTGTTGAGTTTCTTTATCTTCAGAATTTGGTTCCTGTCTCTCAAGCACTCTTTTTCTTTGACTATTGGGACTGTTgtgatcatcatcatcatcatcatcatcatcatcaggaTCATGGAAATCAGACCGAGAGAGTTCCACGGCTGCTCTTGCTGCTGCGGCCGCATTCGCAGCAGACTCAAAGGCTGCTTGAGCGGCATCAGCTACATCCTTATATTTTTTCCTTGCTTTTGTTGAATCAGAGAACTCGTTGTCATCTACTAGGACTGCATGGTTACTTGCCTTACCTATTGTGCCTAACTTGGGCTGGCTATGATTCTTGCTTCCGTCCAAATTTTCCTGCATTGATAACATAACTAGCAATTTATGAGTTAATCTCTCTGTATGTTTCTGTCATAAATTGCATACCAGGGTAGCGGAAACAGAGGTTTCACGGAGTTGTAGGGCAATGCTATGCTCAGCAGCAATCTCATTGAGCACATTCCATCTGCTCTGCAAGTCTGGTTGTTTGGTTGAGAGTTTCTGTATAATCTGTGGAGCCGAAGATTACCTTATAGCAAATTTCATTACTATTCCTATTTGTATTTAACGTAGACAAGTTTGAAATCAAGATTACCTTAGTGTTGACTCCACAATTGTTGCGCAACTCAATGGCACGAGCAACGAATTCTTTGCCATAGCGAGACGTGAAGATTGCACGAATCTCTTGAAGCTCGGGAAAATCTCCACACCTTGAAGATGCAAAGAGCAAGCCAGATATTGCCTCCTTCAGCTCATCAGGGCATTCTCTGCAGATCAAATATAACTCAGGGTTATCAataaaactgaaaaagaaaaagaaaaagaaatgatggAAGAAACTACAAACCTGTCTTGCTCAATGAGATGGAGTCTTTCAATAAGCAGATTACAATACCCTTCCAGGATAACAAACACGTCCAACATGTTCTTCTCCTTCACCACCTGCTCCGCCTATCCAAACAAAACCAAAAGTTTAgctccaaataaataaatattcacaCAATATAGGGtacagtaaataaataaagcataGTTACTCTAAGAAGAGCACGATCATGGTGGCCGAGCTGAAGGAGCTGCACAACATCAGAGCGAGCTTGGTTGCTGCGAATCTGACGCTGATTCTTGAAAACGGAAAGACGAGAAAGGGCAACACTAATAACTGATTTCAACTTGTAGGGCTTGAACCCTCTTCCAAGCAACGCGTCTAGCTTCTTCCCCATAAGCTTGCAGCTACCGCTCCTTGGACTTGGATGAACAATAACAAACAAAAGAGGAAAGGGCAAGGCTTGGCTTGGCTTGGCTTGATTGTGCCTTTTATGTGCTGTGGTGACGAGGGATGTACAGCGTGGGGACTGAGTGATTACATCTTTGCTGGGCCTGCCATTTCCTTTCTTAATACCTAagtcttttgtattttatttcctaattaTATCAAGAGAAACGAAGAATTTAAACGCGGTTACTTCAGCCTACAATTTCCGGGAAGAGGGCTGGACGCTAAGCCACATTTTGTTATAAGAGAACTGACGCGTTTTCAAGCACCTCAAAAATAATCGCcaaagagctaaatttattgCTTCATATTAAGAAAAGTGGAAGTGTAAtgtaaagtttttttaatacaGCTCTTTTAAGTAGAGTGTGGTGGTTATGAATTTctctttataaataataaattaaaataactcaCCTATTTCAACTATGTCCCcgttaaatatgtatttttactGATTTTAACCATTAGTATTTAATGGTAATGATGATGTGGTCATTAATAGACGGAATATGAGTGGCTGATTTGGCAATGCCatatcaacaaaaaataaaaaattaaaattatttaaaaataagtatgcAATGAATTTGGACAAATGATTGTTTAATTGTATTTGAATCTAGGTATTTATTTGTCTAGATTCATtctagaattataaaatattataaaaaagagTTAGTATTTAATACATTGGcagtatatatttttttatttcataaccAATCTTAAAATATTGCCAGgtgtcttttttttaatatttattttttaatattttacaatacaAGGACACTTGTCAACCCCCTGACCCTACTTATGGACTTTAAAAACTTCATTGgcagtgtaccaaatatttttgtttataaaaattataaaaaggatGAATTACAccaatagtcactcaactttggggTAGCTGACAAAACAGTCACCTAGGTTTCATtgcagtcactcaacttttgaaAAGTGACAAAACAATCCTTTTTACTGTTTTCCGTCACAGACGTCACGGCAAAGTGACATGGCAGATGACGGCATCCTTGGTGTAAAAAAACCCTCTAGCTGGAAGGTTACTCTTAATATAACAGCCCTACCAGCACCAAATTAGGGttagtgaagaagaagaagaagaagaagaagaagaagaagaagaagaagaagaagaagaagaagaaaatggagaTGCTGAAGCGATTCCGGTGTGCTATTGTAGAAACCCAGCCAAAATAAGCACGTCTTGGTCCAATGACAACCCAGATAGAATGTTTTTTGGGTGTAAGAAATTTGGCAGTGGATTTCGAAAACCATGTCGGTTTTTCAACTGGTTTGATTCACCATTGACGCCCTATTCACGAATTGTGTTGTTGGGTCTTCTTAAAAAAGTGAGGACATTGGAGGATGCAAGGAGGAGGGAGAGAAAAACATGGTTTTTGGTGCTTGTATTTGTAACCgtgttgttgttttttaaaccctaaatcaactTATATTGTTGTTGTTAGCACTAAAAACCAgcttatgttttgtaatattGTTGCTGGTATATTGTTGCTTATGTTGTTATACATGGGTGCTGGTATATTGTTGCTTATATTGTTATACATGGCTGATGGTATATATGGCTAACCAGCTCATGTTGTTGCTTACAAACTTGAAAGACTTGAAATGTGATATAATATGTGGTTATTGCTTATAAATTGTTTTGTAATATTGTTGTTGCTTACAACAGTTAGAAAGttgttttgtaatatttgatttcatttcaaAGTTGACAGGCTTGAAAGAATGTTTAATCttcatttcatttgtatttctCAATACTCATATATCAAAAAAGATAATACTgatgaatttttttgtattttcaattcTCACACATTTGTTTTCTCAATACTCATATGTTAGAAGAGATAACACAAATTGCATGAATCAATGCTCATACATTAAGaccaaaatgtcaaaatatttacaaaaggaATGATAGGCAAATTGTTGCCAAATTTTCCTACAATTCAACACACTTGAACAGATGTGAGCTGTAggtaaatttacaaaaaaaattcagtgACTATATGCCTAAGTTTATCAACAGTAGCAATCATAggcaaatttacaaaaattaatttgcctAAGTTAATAAATCAGTAGCAGGCAAATTTATagaatttcaaaaagttaacaaaataaGGTTTGTTCACAATGTCATCATTGGTCTGTCATAGATGACTCTTAAGTAGGACGTATCCATCTAACAGTGGTTGGTTTCCTATTGAATGGGAGCTTTTCTCTTGAGGCAGCATCTTTTTGGTGAGTTGGGGCAGCTTATTGAGTTGGGGTACTCTCTTACTGATTTTGGGTAGCCTGTTGCTGAGTTGGGGCAACCACTCGGTTGTGAACACAAACTTTATGTCTTTTGACCTACAGGAACAAGTGAAATCTgtcaaaaaaattcataaacagAAGTAATATAACTTAACTTAAAGCAAATGACTTATTGGAATGTTTTGGCCAACCTCCCATTTGCAACTCCTCTTATTATGACCTATTCTTTTGCATTTGCTGCACCTCATGTCCGCCCCTTTCTTTCTCAACCTTTCTGTTGTTTGTGGTTCATTAGGTTCTTTCCTTCTCACCTTAGTAGGTTTTCCAGGTGGCCTTCTTAGTACAGGAGGCAGTATTGGCAGCATGTTTGACAAAGAGACTTATTGTTTAGGACCCCTTATTGGCCTTATAAAGTTGGAGTAAATTTGAAGCTAGGTTTGCTTGGTGTACCAAGTTTGTACATAGGTCTCTGGGAACTTATCTTTTAGATGAATGACAGTCAGTGCATGCATACAAGGGATGCCAGTGAGATCCCAATTCCTGCAAGAGCAGGAATTCTCAACTAGGTCCATCACATGCTGGCTGCTTGGACCACATTCAACTTGATACCTATCCCACTAGCATGTGATGGAACACATCTCAAAAACAGTCACCATGCTTGGTTAAAAAACAATCACTAAAACAACAATATGAGCAGTCCCACCAACAATCATACGCATACACACACACCTACCTAAAAAAAGTCACTACAtgcatattattaaaaaaaaatactcactgcatgcatattaaaaaaaagtcaacaacatgtatattaaaaaaatagtcatACACACCAACAATCACTGCAtgcatattattaaaaaatactcaCTGCATGCATATTAAGAAATAGTCAACAAcatgtatattaaaaaaaacagtcATACACACTAACAATCACTGCatgcatattaaaaaaaatagtcatAGACACATACACACACCCCTAAAAAATAGTCACTGCatgtatattaaaaaacactCACTAAAATAGCATGTGACCAACAATATAAAGTTAGAATAAAGGTATTAGGAAGAttaaaaagagtaaatttaccttaattaatcTTTGATATTTACATCCAACTTTTTCCTGATCTTTAGACACAACATTCATTTCCATTTGTCagcttcttctttcttcttgagAATAAGCAACATAATCTTGGTCCTTACTGTTTCTATCATGGTCAGAATACATTTCCCTCTTGCTTCCAGTATCATCTACCAGTAAACAACATAAAGAATTACTGAATTGCTAATGATTAGtaagaaacataaaacattGGGGTTTACCTTATTAAATGATTCAAAAAGATTATTCACCAACATGTCAAAATGACTCCTAATTGAGAAGTGAGACCTTGACCAGTGGGTAAGATTCTTTTCCTTCAACTAATCATAAACATGCTGATTGGTTTTATTTAGTTCATCCATTGCATCCTCAAAATCCTTTGTAGTGCTTGCTCTGGTAGCTTTCTGAAGCAAACCTTTCAATTCCTTTGTTCAAAAACCAGTTTTCTTAAAATTGGCATGTAGGTGTCTAACACAGTGTCTTGTTTCTGCATTAGGAAACAACTTACATATTGCTTCTAAAAGTCCCTGCAATTAGAACAAGTATAGTTTAATTCAttgacaaaccctaaaccctaaatagaaacaacataaaaaaataaataaatagagttttaCCTTTTGTTTGTCAGACATGAAAGATATCTGATATGAGCTCACAATTTCCAAGTCTATTGCGAGCAACTCCAAGAACCAATGCCATGATGCTTGGTTTTCACTTTTGACTGTAGCATATGCAAAAGGATAGATGTAATTATTTGCATATATCCCAACAACTGCAAGCAAGTAGCCACCATAGTAGCCCTTTAAGAAACATCCATCTAAAGCTACTATCCTCTTACAACCAGCCCTATAGTCGTCTTTGCATGCCTATAGACAGACATCCTTTGAAACAACCTGTTATCCGGATAACAGATTGTTGTTGTTCCCTCATTTTGGGTCCTAACCTCTAAAAAATACTCATAATTCTTCTCATATTAAGCCTTATGAGCTCCTTCAATTAATTCCAATGCCCTAAGTTTAGCCCTTCTATATTTGGTTAGTGAGACTATGCAATATAAATCTCTTTTGACATCTTGTTGTAATGATTTCAGAGAATAATCAGGATCAACAatgaatttttctttataatgttCACCTATCCAATCTGAGGTtacattcttatttttatagactttagaacaAGTATGGTTAGGGTTTGAACTCCTAATTTTCCAAGTCTAGTCAATAGGgtcattagggtttaatttagtAGCCCATATGAACCAAGAACATTTTTCACTGCAGACTGCCTTTAacctttttaaattatttttgggaaacttaataaaataactattcaaCCTAACATACTGCTTGACAGCTTCTTTTAGACTGTCTTTAGAAATAACATTTCAACCTTAAGTCTAGGATTACTCATGTCATTCTCTAGGTTGAACTCAGGCCAATTTTGGCCATCTAAGTCAGATTCAAGTGCACTATCTAACCTCCCAAAATCATCACTATCACACAGTTCACCTACATCTATACCATCCATGCTTAAACCAtctaaattaaatcttatcctATTAGACACATCACTTTTAGATGCATCACTACCagacatttcttcttcattctcaTTAAAATTGTCATCAATTAAACCTGCCAAACAAATTACTCATCAATAAAGGAAGACAACATATGCAAACACTTTAACCATTTCTATAAGACAATAActaatacaaaa of Gossypium raimondii isolate GPD5lz chromosome 3, ASM2569854v1, whole genome shotgun sequence contains these proteins:
- the LOC105794157 gene encoding 30S ribosomal protein 3, chloroplastic, which gives rise to MLSMATSSTLHTTFTCHSFRYQKSFNTPFCFNKNPILKKTIKTPTLTASVATEAVTETETPSDFIIPQKPEVVVKQVGKPRLVLKFIWMEKNIGLALDQVIPGHGTVPLSPYFFWPRKDAWEELKATLESKPWISQKKMIILLNQATDIINLWQQSGGNLSQS
- the LOC105794156 gene encoding uncharacterized protein LOC105794156, with the translated sequence MGKKLDALLGRGFKPYKLKSVISVALSRLSVFKNQRQIRSNQARSDVVQLLQLGHHDRALLRAEQVVKEKNMLDVFVILEGYCNLLIERLHLIEQDRECPDELKEAISGLLFASSRCGDFPELQEIRAIFTSRYGKEFVARAIELRNNCGVNTKIIQKLSTKQPDLQSRWNVLNEIAAEHSIALQLRETSVSATLENLDGSKNHSQPKLGTIGKASNHAVLVDDNEFSDSTKARKKYKDVADAAQAAFESAANAAAAARAAVELSRSDFHDPDDDDDDDDDDHNSPNSQRKRVLERQEPNSEDKETQQGNQAEDLKQTPEIKISSPSSSKDSSQGNLDIRTVSLDDVDPIKLLEKEVVIHESDDENYDSHDSSFHMNTSMFKVGAQDEDKNYECTEKTALMFQNSSDKQIPSSLRAGLKVEAVPENPTEHVAQSSGTKGKRPFTINKAPFSVRTRQVRGY